Proteins from one Salarias fasciatus chromosome 14, fSalaFa1.1, whole genome shotgun sequence genomic window:
- the socs9 gene encoding suppressor of cytokine signaling 9, protein MSLPKESGGNRGKDRERGARPKVRQSRSEERRDAGSGRKGGKGKKKGLSSHEAAAERPVSDGFEYGELLNELETRDQSSSSPLRDSWRWQGLEVAASLLGQERLTARPSLGTVSSAAELPPCGEGDGRGSNSSRTLRQKIQDAMGQCFPIKTHSAAAPAPSPQALSSSTACTSSRRKIHLSELMLDDCPFPVGSELAQKWYLIKQHTAPITQPPLLDSAVVCSAPTPAMAAVVEDVDDRLRERRRISIEQGVEPPPNAEIHTFEVTAQINPLYKHGPKLAHGMNELSGTDGAAVHQQQQLLLQRQQQHQLLLQSCLDTLDEVVASASASASVHAGDAASEPLADSEAAVTNSTSSRAVLPPADHPKPHDSYRIHTQIDYIHCLVPDLLQITNLPCYWGVMDRYEAETLLEGKPEGTFLLRDSAQEDYLFSVSFRRYGRSLHARIEQWNHNFSFDVHDPSVFHAPTVTGLLEHYKDPNSCMFFEPLLSNPIHRTHPFSLQHICRAVISSCTTYDGINMLPIPNALKKHLKEYHYKQRVRVRRMDTWWE, encoded by the coding sequence ATGTCGCTACCAAAGGAGTCGGGAGGAAACCGAGGGAAGGATCGAGAGAGAGGCGCTCGCCCCAAGGTGAGACAGAGCCGGTCAGAGGAGAGGCGGGACGCAGGCAGTGGACGGAAAGGCGGGAAGGGGAAGAAGAAGGGCCTTTCCAGCCACGAGGCAGCCGCAGAGCGGCCCGTCAGCGACGGCTTCGAGTACGGCGAGCTGCTGAATGAACTGGAGACCAGGGACCAATCGTCGTCCTCCCCGCTGAGGGACAGCTGGAGATGGCAGGGCCTGGAAGTGGCCGCCTCATTACTGGGCCAGGAGCGGCTGACGGCCAGGCCGAGTCTGGGAACTGTGAGCTCTGCGGCGGAGCTCCCGCCGTGCGGCGAAGGTGACGGCAGAGGCTCGAACAGCAGCCGCACTCTCAGGCAGAAAATCCAAGATGCAATGGGGCAGTGTTTCCCTATAAAGACACACAGTGCAGCGGCACCAGCTCCGAGTCCACAGGCTCTTTCATCATCAACCGCCTGCACTTCCTCCAGGCGCAAGATCCATCTCAGCGAGCTGATGTTGGATGACTGCCCTTTCCCCGTAGGATCAGAGCTGGCTCAGAAGTGGTATCTCATTAAGCAACACACAGCTCCCATTACCCAGCCTcccctgctggactctgcagtCGTGTGCAGCGCTCCGACCCCGGCCATGGCCGCCGTCGTGGAGGACGTGGACGACAGGCTGCGAGAGCGCAGGCGCATCAGCATCGAACAGGGCGTCGAGCCGCCGCCCAACGCAGAAATACACACCTTCGAGGTCACGGCTCAGATCAACCCTCTTTACAAGCACGGCCCGAAGCTGGCTCACGGCATGAACGAATTATCTGGGACCGACGGCGCCgccgtccatcagcagcagcagctcctcctccagaggcagcagcagcatcagctcctgctgcagagctgttTGGACACTCTGGACGAGGTGGTGGCCTCGGCCTCGGCGTCGGCCTCCGTCCACGCCGGCGACGCCGCCTCGGAGCCTCTGGCGGACTCGGAGGCAGCAGTGACCAATTCCACTTCTTCTCGAGCCGTTCTTCCTCCGGCTGACCACCCCAAGCCTCACGACAGCTACCGCATCCACACTCAGATCGACTACATCCACTGCCTAgttccagacctgctgcagatCACCAACCTCCCGTGCTACTGGGGGGTCATGGACCGCTACGAGGCGGAGACGCTGCTGGAAGGAAAGCCCGAGGGAACCTTCCTCCTGCGCGACTCGGCTCAGGAAGACTACCTCTTCTCCGTCAGCTTCCGCCGCTACGGCCGCTCGCTGCACGCGCGCATCGAGCAGTGGAACCACAACTTCAGCTTCGACGTCCACGATCCCAGCGTCTTCCACGCCCCCACCGTGACGGGGCTGCTGGAGCATTACAAGGACCCCAACTCCTGCATGTTCTTCGAGCCCCTGCTGTCCAACCCCATCCACCGCAC